Proteins encoded together in one Mastomys coucha isolate ucsf_1 unplaced genomic scaffold, UCSF_Mcou_1 pScaffold16, whole genome shotgun sequence window:
- the LOC116093345 gene encoding late cornified envelope protein 1A-like: MSCQQSQQQCQPPPKCTPKCPPKCQTPKCPPKCPPKCPPKCPPVSSCCSLGSGGCCSSSSGGCCSSGGGSCCLSHHKPRRSFRRHRHSSGCCSSGGSSGCCGSSGGSSGCCGSSGGSSGCCGSSGGSSGCCGSSQQSGDCC, from the coding sequence ATGTCCTGCCAGCAGAGCCAGCAGCAGTGCCAGCCCCCTCCCAAGTGCACCCCCAAGTGCCCTCCCAAGTGCCAAACCCCAAAGTGTCCTCCAAAGTGCCCTCCTAAATGTCCTCCCAAGTGCCCCCCTGTGTCTTCCTGCTGTAGCCTGGGCTCAGGGGGTTGCTGCAGCTCCAGCTCTGGAGGCTGCTGCAGCTCTGGGGGTGGAAGCTGCTGCCTGAGCCACCACAAACCCCGCAGATCCTTCCGTCGCCATCGCCACAGCTCTGGATGTTgtagcagtggtggcagcagtggctgctgtggcagcagtggtggcagcagtggctgctgtggcagcagtggtggcagcagtggctgctgtggcagcagtggtggcagcagtggctgctgtGGAAGTAGCCAGCAGTCTGGGGACTGCTGCTGA
- the LOC116093343 gene encoding late cornified envelope protein 1C-like → MSCQQSQQQCQPPPKCTPKCPPKCQTPKCPPKCPPKCPPKCPPVSSCCSLGSGGCCGSSSGGCCGSSSGGCCSSGGGGCCLSHHRPRRSLRRHRHSSGCCSSGGSSGGSSGCCGSSGGSSGCCGSSGGSSGCCGGSSGSSQQSGGCC, encoded by the coding sequence ATGTCCTGCCAGCAAAGCCAACAGCAGTGCCAGCCCCCTCCCAAGTGCACCCCAAAAtgccctcccaagtgccagaCCCCAAAGTGTCCTCCAAAGTGCCCCCCTAAATGTCCTCCCAAGTGCCCACCTGTGTCTTCCTGCTGTAGCCTGGGTTCTGGGGGCTGCTGTGGTTCCAGTTCTGGAGGCTGTTGTGGCTCCAGCTCTGGTGGCTGCTGCAGCTCTGGGGGTGGAGGCTGCTGCCTGAGCCACCACAGACCTCGCAGATCTCTCCGACGCCACCGTCACAGCTCTGGCTGCTgtagcagtggtggcagcagtggtggcagcagtggctgctgtggcagcagtggtggcagcagtggctgctgtggcagcagtggtggcagcagtggctgctgtggtggcagcagtggcagTAGCCAACAGTCTGGGGGCTGCTGCTGA